The following DNA comes from Saccopteryx leptura isolate mSacLep1 chromosome 7, mSacLep1_pri_phased_curated, whole genome shotgun sequence.
atttcttttttttttttctttttgacttttttttttttttttttacagagacagagtcagagagagggatagatagggacaaacagacaggatgagaagcatcaaccatcagttttttgctgtgacaccttagtttttcattgattgctttctcatatgtgccttgaccagtagctacagcagaccgaataaccccttgctcaagccagcaaacttgggtccaagctggtgagcttttgctcaaaccagatgagcccacgctcaagctgacgacctcagggtctcgaacctgggtcctccgcatcccagtctgacactttatccactgcgccaccgcctggtcaggcttttttatttattttttaagggacagagagagtcagagagagggatagacagggacagacagacaggaacggagagatgagaagcatcaatctttagatTTTCAATGcgcgttgcgacactttagttgttcattgattgctttctcatatgtgccttgaccgcaagccttcagcagaccgagtgaccccttgctggagccagtgaccttgggtccaagctggtgagctttttgctcaaaccagatgagcctgcactcaagctggctacctcagggtctcgaacctgggtcctccgcaacccagttccatgctctattcactgcgccaccgcctggtcagactgtttatttctttttttttttaacctatcctGGTCTGGCTTTCCATTCTTACTTTCCCCTAAGTCAGTGGAGGGTGACggcggaggggagaggagagaagggagaccaGGGGACAAGTCCAGAAACGGGAgctcagaaggaaggggggacagagaagggggaagggaggggggcgTTGGCACTGGGCAGCTTCGGAAGCCCTCTTTAGTTTAGGGACCGTCTCTAAGATGTCTCTAAAAGCTTTGTCGTCGTCACTGTTTAGACATGGAAGGCTTCACAAACTCATGTGTCATCCTTGCGTGGGGGCCCTGCTAATCTTCTCACGGTcgttcccattttattatatgtgcTGCCAAAAGGGCACTACAGTTTCTGGTTAACTTCCTGAAGAGCAGAGGTTTTACCTGAGAGTTCAGAGACCGTCTTTAACATGTTCTTCACTTCCTGAACAAAACCTACCTGTGTTCCCTCTGAGAGGTTTCTGCGTCCCAATCGAGGGCAGCCCCCCACCCAGGCAGTTCCACTGGAGAGCCTGGTGTTTCCACTTGAGCacacaaatattattttctgaattttaaaaagtttgtttgcctgacctgtggtggcgcagtggataaagcgtcgacctggaaatgctgaggtcgccagttcgaaaccctgggcttgcctggtcaaggcacatatgggagttgatgcttcctgctcctcccccttctctctctctgtctcctctctctctctctctttctcctttctaaaatgaataaataaaataaaaattaaaaattaaaaaaaaataaaaataaaaaaaatgtttaaaaaaaattaaaagtttgtttggttgtttggtgttgttttttttgtttgtttgttttttttgtatttttctgaagctggaaacggggagagacagtcagacagactcccgcatgcgcccgactgggatccacccggcacgcccaccaggggcgatgctctgcccaccagggggcgatgctctgcccctccggggcgttgctctgccgtgaccagagccactctagcgcctggggcagaggccaaggagccatccccagcgcccaggccatctttgctccaatggagccttggctgcgggaggggaagagagagacagagaggaaggagggggtgggggtggagaagcaaatgggcgcttctcctatgtgccctggccggtaatcgaacctgggtccccctgcacgccaggccgatactctaccgctgagccaaccggccagggcctgtttggtttttttttagagggatAGGAAatgggatagagaaagagaggaacactgatttgttgttccacttatccatccatgcatttaaaaaaattttttttatttatttattcatttttagagagagaggagagagagaagggggaaggagcaggaagcatcaactcctatatgtgccttgaccaggcaagcccggggttttgaaccagtgacctcagcgttccaggtcaacactttatccactgcgccaccacaggtcaggtgcatcCATGCACTtactggttggttcttgtatgggccctgacctgggattgaacccacaaccttggtgtatctggacgacgctctaaccgactgagctatggAGCCAGGACAAAAATTAACTTAGAGGTTTCAAAGGAGCCCCATTTTGCCCATCTTAAGCCGCAAATACTCGCCAGTTGAGGCTCCGTACAAACCGTGCCTAAAGCTTGCCGGAGTTCTGAAGGGAGACGGACCGTCGTGGGGCTCGTCAGCCCGCGGCACGGTTTCCCTGGCTCGTTCCGATTTCTCTTTTGAGCTGGCTAAGAACAGCTCAAAGCCAGGAACGGCTGCCTACCGCAGGTAGGTTTCAAAGAGCCCATGCTGCTACCTAGCACCTGGTTGGGGTCTACAGGGTGGTCCTGGGTGGGCTTACTCAGAACCCAGCCAGTCCATGCCGACGTAAGAATGTCTAAacctatagagaatttttataaaaatgtatctgaGCCAAACAAAGGATCCGGAGGTTAAGGTCACAACAGACCAAGAAGGAAAGGTTTCACGAGCATGGCAGCGTGCGTCCTCCTCCGAGCTCCTCCTCAGAACTGGGGAGGGGGCATGGCGTAAGAAAGCAAGGGGAGACCCCACCGGAGTGTGGGGTCGTTGACAAGGTTATGTGCTCTCTGGGGAGTGGTTTTCTTCTGAGGGGTCTGAAAAGGGGCCTTTCAAAGATGTTAACCCAGGTGCACAAGAATCACGGCTAGGACTTGCTTGAGGCCAAGCTAACCCTTTACTAACGAGGTTATATGCTCACAGTGAACTGCCAGGTTAGGAACTGGTGATAAGATCACCCTGTGAAGTTACTTTCTGTTTTGTCCACATTCCCCCTCCCTCAGCACCCAGAAGAGAGCCAGCCTGGGACTAGTTCACAGGAAGCTCAGAGCAGAATGAGGTGGGCAGCTCTCCCTCCCAGAGCGCCCCCACCTTACCTCCCTCTCAGTGCTCATCTCCTAAGCACGAAGGGTCCCACCAGACTTGTGACCAGGGGAGCAACAGCTGcagcagctggcccctggataaCCCCCTGAGCCTGTCGCCAAGGCCCCTGTTCTCTTTCTAGTGACCCAAAGCAGCCCCATCTGGGCTCTCCTGTGGCTTCTCCTAAGCaattccttgtttcactgtccccagctttaatcaGCAtactctcaaaaataataaaaaaaaatagtgacatgGGCCccggccggtttgctcagcggtagagcgtcagcctggcgtgcaggagtcctgggttcgattcccggccagggcacacagaagaagtgcccatctgcttctccacccctccccttctccttcttctctgtctctctcttcccctcccgcagccgaggctccattggagcaaagttggcccggacgctgcggatggctctgtggcctctgccttaggcgctagaatggctctggtcgcaacagagcgatgccccagatgggcagagcatcgccccctggtgggcatgccgggtggatcccggtcgggcgtatgcgggagtctgtctgactgcctccccatttccaacttcagaaaaatacaaaaatatatatatatattatatatatataatatataatatatatatatattgacgtAAATGAAGGAGGGACGGGTTCCTGAGCACGGCAGGAGCAGAGGGTCGGCTGGCCCCCTCAAAATGCGCAAAGGCTGCTCACCTAAGGGCTATGGCACCCTGGGCCACAGTGGGGGACTGTCCCCTTCGGGATGGCCCTGCCTTGTACAGGAAATAAGTCTCAAGGCTCAGTCACACCCTGCCACCACCCTCTGCCAGCAGGACTGGGGCGTGGTCAGGATGGCTGCCTGGGGCACGTGGAGGGACCTGACCTTTTACAGCCAGGGATAAAGTCCTCCCTTATTTAAGTCCAAGTCACTGCACCAGTCACTGCAGCAGGTACCCTGGTGTCTCAGCCTTGTCCCAGTCGCAGCCTCACCAGGGTCCCAGCCCCTGCGGagtcctgccccgccccgccggcCCCCACCATGCAGGGAGCctgggtgctgctgctgctgctgctgggcctgAGGCTCCGGCTCTCCCTCGGCCTCATCCCAGGTAATGAGGCTCCTGCCTGCGGACCCCACACGCACGGGCATCCCTCCCCCCCGGCGCTGACctggcctccctctcccctcgGACAGCTGAGGAGGAAGACCCCGCCTTCTGGAACCACAAGGCAGCCCAGGCCCTGGACGTGGCCAAGAAGCTGCAGCCCATCCGGACGGCTGCCAAGAACCTCATTCTCTTCTTGGGGGACGGTGAGTGCGCAAGGCCTATCCACGTCCCCGAACCCCCACGACCCTGGCCCCAAGGCGGCCTATGGACGCAGCATCCAGTGCACTCGGGCGTGACAGAGTTCTGCTCCTTCAGGGATGGGGGTGCCCACGGTGACAGCAGCTCGGATCCTAAAGGGGCAGCTGAATGGCAGCCTGGGACCTGAGACGCCCCTGGCCATGGACCAGTTCCCATACGTGGCTCTGGCCAAGGTAGGGCTGGGAGGCCGCAGGGTGCTGCCCACCACCAGGGTGGGTGGGCCTAGGGGGCCCGGCAGGAGGGAAGGCCCCAGGAGGGGTCGGGGCCTGAGTTAGGGGCACAGGTCTGGTCatgagctgggtgtctgtgccaGAGTGGAGCCGAGAGTGTCTCTGTCCCCAGACATACAACGTGGACAGACAAGTACCAGACAGCGCAGGCACGGCCACAGCCTACCTGTGTGGGGTCAAGGGCAACTACCAGACCATTGGTGTCAGTGCGGCAGCCCGAGTTAAACAGTGCAACACAACACGTGGCAATGAGGTCATCTCCGTGATGAACCGGGCCAAGAAAGCAGGTGGGCTAGGGCGGGCCTGGTGGGCTAGGGCGGGCCTGGTGGGCAGGGGTCGGCCTGCTGGGCAGGGTCAGCATGATGGGCAGGGATCACCCTAGTGGGCAGGGTCAGCCTGGTGGACAGGGGTCAGCCTGGTGGGCAGGGTCAGCATGATGGGCAGAGGTCACCCTAGTGGACAGGGGTCTTCCTGGTGGGTATGGTCAGGCTCACGGACCTCAGGGGCTCACCCAGACTCGTCCCCCTCAGGGAAGTCAGTGGGGGTGGTGACCACCACCAGGGTACAGCATGCCTCCCCGGCCGGCACCTACGCGCACACGGTGAGCCGCAGCTGGTACTCGGACGCCGACATGCCAGCCCAGGCGCTGCGGGAGGGCTGCCAGGACATCGCCACGCAGCTCGTCTCCAACATGGACATTGACGTGCGTCACGGGGGGGCGGGGCGGCCTGGGCGGAGGGGGCGGCCCCACGCAGGTCGGCCCTGGGCAACCCACCGTCAAAGTCCTGGGTCGGGCAGGGCTCGGGGCACTTGGGACGGCTGTGTGGGAGGTAGGCAGAGCCAGCTCGTTCCCACAGACCTGGGGGTGGTTGGATCAGGGGGCAGAGGGCCCGCCAGGCCCCGAGCTCACCTGCCCTCCTCGTCTGGCTCCAGGTGATCCTGGGTGGAGGCCGCAAGTACATGTTCCCTAAGGGGACCCCAGACCCTGAGTACCCTGCTGATGCCACCCAGAGCGGAGTCAGGGTGGACAGGCGGAACCTGGTTCAGGAGTGGCAGGCCAAGCACCAGGTGATGGGGCTCGTGGGCGCAGGTGGCAGAGCAGACAAGGGCAGGGTTGCTGGTCGTAGGGCTGTGGCTGAGGCCTCCTTTGTCCTCCCCAGGGGGCCCAGTATGTGTGGAACCGAACGGCGCTCATGCAGGCGTCCCGGAACCCCTCTGTAACACGTCTCATGGGTAAGGACCGCCCACTCCCGCCCCCGCGCCGTCTTTCTGGTCCTTGGGCAGCCAAGCGCCTGCGCACCAGCCCAGCCCACGGCCGGTCCGTGAGCCCAGCCCCCTCTCCCACAGGCCTCTTTGAGCCCGGGGACATGAAGTATGAGGCCCAGCGAGAGGCCAGGCAGGACCCCAGCCTGGTGGAGATGACAGAGGTGGCCTTGCGTCTGCTGGGCAGGAACCCCAAGGGCTTCTACCTCTTCGTGGAGGGTGAGCGAGGGGCAGCCCTTTGCAGAGTGGAGGCAGGGCAGGTTCTCCATCACCCACccacctccccccaaccctccaccccccactccgTGTCTCCCTGCAGGGGGCCGCATTGACCAAGGTCATCATGCGGGCAAAGCGTACATGGCGCTGACTGAGGCTGTGAATTTTGATAACGCCATTGACAAGGCCAGCCAGCTCACAAGCGAGAAGGACACCCTGACCATGGTCACCGCTGACCACTCTCACGTCTTTACTTTTGGTGGCTACACCCTGCGTGGCAGCTCCATTTTCGgtaggctggggggtgggggtgaaagcAGGTGCTGTTTCCTGAATTACgggtcagaaaatgccctgagcCTCTATTTTCACGTCTGTCAAACGGGGTCATGATAGCAATAACCCTACAGGGTTCTTGTGCAGATCAAGCCACCGAATAGGCAAGAGGCTCCTGGGTATAGCACACGAGGGCGCTGCAGAGCTCGGTGGCGCCATGCAGGTCCCCTCCTCCCTGCAGGGCTGGCTCCAGAGGCGGCCTCAGATGGCAAGGCCTACACCTCCATCCTTTATGGCAATGGCCCTGGCTTCGCCATCAGCGGGGGCTCCCGGCCAGATGTCAACGACAGCCAGAGCAGTGAGTGCACCCGTTCGGTTTTgggtgggcaggcaggggccTCAGTGGGAACTCGCAGGAGGGGGACGGTTGCCCCAACGTCCTGAGCCTTCATCCAGAACCCCCATCTCTGCCCAGGGGACCCCAACTACAAGCCACAGGCAGCTGTGCCCCTGTCGTCAGAGACCCACGGTGGGGAGGATGTGGCGGTGTTCGCACGCGGCCCGCAGGCGCACTTGATGCACGGTGTGCAGGAGCAGCACTTGGTGGCGCATGTCATGGCCTTCGCTGCCTGCCTGGAGCCCTACACCAACTGCGATCTGCCGCCCCCCGCTGGCTCCACCAACGCTGCACACCCGGGGCTGGCCGCAGGCCCCTCACTGGCTCTGGTGACTGGGGCTCTGTGGCTGCTGCTGGGGACCGTGGTGTCTTAACCCATCTATCCCCACACCAGGGGCCCTCACTCTTCCTGGGCCTCCACACAGTGTTCAGCCGCAGCCCTGCCCAAAGCTTCCAGACCCAGGACCCACCTTGGGACCCTATGTTCTGGCCTACCTGTTGGCAATAAATGAGCCTCACTTGGTTTAAcagtgccccctcccctcccttctctttctcttccctcccctcccccctcatcccatcccctcccctcctctgccctcccttcccctcccctcccttctcctccctctccctccttccctcccctcttctcccctcccttccactcccctcctttctcctccctccccctccttccctcccctcctctcccctcccttcccttcccctctcttctcctctctacccctccttctctcccctcccttctcctccctccccctccttctctcccctcccttctcctccctccccctcccctctcttctcatccctccccctccttccctcccctcctctcccctcccttcccctcccgtctcttctcctcccctcagaAGAGCCTCCTGACCTCTTCTGTTTCCTCCAGTCCTGTCCCCTCGTCCTGGACCCTGGTGCaccctgggggctgaggaggTGGCCTTCCTACTGTACTCTCGGTCCTCCTAGGCTGCTCTGGACTCCCCAGCCCCAAACTGGGCAGCCTGAGACTTGAGCAACATGGAAGAGGCCTGATGACAGCTAAAGTAGCTTCCTGTCCCTCCACAGCCAACCCTGAGGGCACCTTGAGATGGAGTCTGCTGGGGtcacctgggggaggggaggctttgGCAGAAGCACCGGGCCTGGGCCTGGTACCACTGCGGAGAGGAATAGATGAAACACAGAAAAGTGTGAGCTGTCCCAAGTCACTCAGCTACTTACATGGTCACTGCCAATGCCCATCCAGGCTAGGAGTGCCAAGAAGCCTCAGGACGCCCAGAACAGCCCTTGCCCGCACCCTGAGGCCACGTGGGCCCTGGCACAGATGGTGAACAGGGCATACCCTGCCCTCCAGGGGCCTCTCTTGTGGGAGGGACTCGGGAATAATCAACAGAACTGTTACAGTGTAATACCAGTGCTGATATGATCTGGAAAGGCATTAGTGTGTGGGGACACAGAGTGTGTGTATGagtcaggggaggagaaaggtaaCTCGGCTCAGGGGGTCAGTGAGCAGGGAGGGGCTCCCTAAGCAGCAGGTGGACCCAGACTGAAAGCAGAGGGCGTGAGCAATTCTGGAAGGGTGGCCTTGCAAAGATCCTGAGGCAGCAGTCTCGCCCTACTGGAGTCCATAGCCGGATCAAAGGAGGGGCAACccgagggtggggaggagctgtgCGAGGAGCTCGCATTGATCCAGAGGGTGATGTGGATCAGAAGGCTTTGAGCATGGGCATAACATGGCCTGACTCTTGAACACATCACCCCGGCTACTGTGGGGAGAAGACTTGATTCCGTTGTTTTGtgagaggggggcagggagggccgCAGAGGTAGGGATGAGAAACCCGAGGGGAGGTAGGTGCAGGCGCCATGCTCATCTCTGACCTCCATCCGGAAGGCCAGCATCACAGAGCACCCACGCCACCATAGCTAGTGTCTACCCCACCCCAAGGGACCAGAAAAGAATTCCAGCAAGGTGGGAGCCACCATATTTTTGAATGCATTTTAACAGAACTACAAATATCTTTGTCCATCTACAAAGGTGCAGAAAACGGCTTGGCTCTCACTAGAAATAGTAATATGATCAAGCACGCttccttatttataaattctTGATTTAACACTGCCTAACGTCAGCTCAAAG
Coding sequences within:
- the LOC136378624 gene encoding intestinal-type alkaline phosphatase-like, which codes for MQGAWVLLLLLLGLRLRLSLGLIPAEEEDPAFWNHKAAQALDVAKKLQPIRTAAKNLILFLGDGMGVPTVTAARILKGQLNGSLGPETPLAMDQFPYVALAKTYNVDRQVPDSAGTATAYLCGVKGNYQTIGVSAAARVKQCNTTRGNEVISVMNRAKKAGKSVGVVTTTRVQHASPAGTYAHTVSRSWYSDADMPAQALREGCQDIATQLVSNMDIDVILGGGRKYMFPKGTPDPEYPADATQSGVRVDRRNLVQEWQAKHQGAQYVWNRTALMQASRNPSVTRLMGLFEPGDMKYEAQREARQDPSLVEMTEVALRLLGRNPKGFYLFVEGGRIDQGHHAGKAYMALTEAVNFDNAIDKASQLTSEKDTLTMVTADHSHVFTFGGYTLRGSSIFGLAPEAASDGKAYTSILYGNGPGFAISGGSRPDVNDSQSRDPNYKPQAAVPLSSETHGGEDVAVFARGPQAHLMHGVQEQHLVAHVMAFAACLEPYTNCDLPPPAGSTNAAHPGLAAGPSLALVTGALWLLLGTVVS